The Branchiostoma floridae strain S238N-H82 chromosome 12, Bfl_VNyyK, whole genome shotgun sequence genome segment TATGGAAAACTAGCATGCAGAAGCCAAAAAGTAGCACAAACTTGCATCCCTATTGCACCAAGTATAATATTTAAGAATCCTATATGACAACCAGTATAGTGGCAACCCGTCTGCAGTGACCATTCTTGAGTGGTTGCTGtagacaagtttgactgaaCAATTATCCCATCTCTTGTGCAGATTAAAGACTtggtatttctgttgtttttcattgAATGTATCAATTTTTCCACAGATTTGCAAGAGAACAACAAGAGTATCCTGCGGGCGAATgctccctcccccctccccaccaacaCAGCATGGCACAGCTGTCACAAGCTCATCTACGTCCGACCCAACCCAAAAACTGGCATTCCCCTGGGACACTGGCCCATCCCAGAGGCTTTCTGGCCAGATAGCAATGCACCCACACTGGTCAGTCAATGGCTTGGTCCAATGCAAACATAAATccaccacaaatatttcaagatttacaaatgtacagtactgtatatgcatttaagtttgtggggatttaattttgtgtcaGCGGAAAAAAATGtagtgttcacagtggttttgagttcatgtTAGTGTCATATTCTGTAGTCCCAAAAATTGCTCTCACTGGAAAAATGTTAGcgttggttttgagtttgcattATATCCtgttgttatggaaaaatgtttgtggtggttttgagtttgtggtgaaCCGGCCACTGCAGAAACtgagaacataaaaccattgcgaacatttctgcatttgcagtataaCAATTGCAAAAGAATATGCAAAAAAGAGTTGACTCAAAATGCTTTTGTATGACCCTTACAATATTTACTAGTATTCCTAGTCTCTAACTTAGTTTCTACTCTCttacttttgttgtttttattcttaTTAGTCTACTTTGTTTTAAGTGTTTCAATTCTGTTGCACTTATGTCAACAACTTATATTTCAAACATTAACTTTGAACCTGgtagtaaaagaaaaaaagactgaaTTATTATTTTCTCTGTTTCACAGCTTCCTAGGAATGCCCATCCCATGGTGAAGTTCACCTGCACCAACAGTGAGCCGATGGTGATTGATAACCTGCCGTTTGACAAGTATGAACTGGAGCCGTCACCTCTTACACAGTTTATACTGGAGAGGAAGTCTCCCACTACATGTTGGCAGGTAGGGAAGAAGATTTTCTAGTTTTTGAACATTTTACGCCCAATACACCCTTCTTTGGCTTTAGATTTTATCTGCAAGGTTGTTGAAGTACATCTTTTTGATGTATGGcaggttcttttatgtgcttgaggtgtgggtCTCAGCAAACACAgattaacgtcctatccgagggacagaCCTAGCCATAGCTAGGtgctcatttccacctgagtgaaaggttgaggaaagttgtgtaaagttaCATTACCACAcaggggcacaagattggtgatgTGGCAGGTTTCAAACCCAtagacctcttgggcctgagcccaaagtgCTGCCAATTATGCCATGCGTGATCTTACAAATCATGTGAAGATGTAAGTTTTGacatgtgtgtttaactttacAAGCGATTTGTTCCTTGTATTTTTCATGACTTAATGACTGCCGATCTCTTAACATGAATCCATTGTATTATGCAGTGCTTTGTGCCGAGCAGTGGGAGGTACAGCGACATCGGACACCCGTTTGGGTACCTGAAGGCCAGCATGAGCATGACATGTGTCAATCTGTTCATCATGCCGTACAACTACCCCGTACTGCTGCCACTTCTgggtaagttgttttttttgttcgtttccatgcagggttctagccagtgcatttatttgtgaccactacgctagaATAAgtgccactacgctaatttttaactagtgtagtggtgctttgctatcatttgcttgttcaacaatgtctaatcaatgtctcacagagcaatgaaaaatgatgatatgcctctcaaaactgaccaaatCTTTCAAATAATTCCACGTGATGTTAACAGAATGCCAACTTTTAACCGTGGAAGGGCCAAAACCCCCTGCttctacgctaaaatgaaatcctggctagaaccctgccaTGACCTATAAAACACCTCAAGGCATAAAACACCACTTTGTATAATAAGTAGAAGGTATGAAGGACTAGACTGTTTTATACACTGACAGCCAAAAGGACCCCTTCTTTGATTAATGATTGTGGTAGGTTCTtaaacatgcttgaggtgtgactCTCTTCAAATATGAAACCTCCACTTTACTTCTTTTCCGAGAACTAACTGACTACTCATTTTTAGtggaatgaggaaagtcgtgtaaagtacctttcccaagggcacaacatcagtggGAAGTTGATATTCCTAATATTCTGAAAACATCCGTAACAAGTCCTTATCTTTAGCTAACCCTTAGTTCAttattaacatttttacatgttttttcaGATGAGTTGTTCAAGGTGCACAAGTTGAAGCCCAATGCAAAGTGGAGAACAGCATTCGACAACTATTTGAAGAGTATGCCTAGCTACTACATGGGTGTAAGTATActtttctgtatacatgtactagactaAGAACTGTGGAAATCATAAATGTTTTCAAGGATTTGGTACTTGCCttatttcagaaaatgacacTTTTGTACTAACAATACTGTTTCttagaactacatgtatctaccttTAGTTAGATTAGTTCCAATGCCCAATTTTGATGTTACCAGTATTTCCAGTGACTGTATCTTTAAACTTGTTAGCCTGCCATGATTGGTCTGACCAGTTATCTAACCATAAGGTCAAGTGACCTATGCCGTCAGATGTGCTATGAATCCAAAAGTGTAGTTTTTGACCGTATGTTGTATAATATTTTCCAGCCGTTAAAAGCAGCCCTGCGGAGGATGGGTGCTCCCCAGTTGATCCCCGACCACCTGGACATGTGTCTGTCCTACAGCGTCATCTCCTACCTCAAGAAGCTCAAGCAACAGGTACTGGTGACGTCTTCTCTAGTCTTCACTCTTATCTGTTTCTGTAAGACTATTGCTGTCCATAATGTGTATGGTCTTTGGTATGGTAGCCTTGAAAAGGTGTCTTccaacaagaaacacctgttcatCCATTGTATTGGAGAACcgtaatagataaataaatgaattttagaCTATGTCCTGtacattctctctctctgtctctctctctgtgtctctctctgtgtctctctgtctctctctctctctgtgtctctctgtctctctctctctctgtctctctttatCCCCCCTCTATCTCTCTGTACCACTTGCAATTAAGCTATTATATCTTATAAATTCTTGTCATCTTCATCACTTGGTAAAATGTTAGGAATactttttttatgtgaaaacaGAACTGTCCCTGCCAACACCATCATACAATATCACAACTGCTGAGTTTTATTTGAAAAGTATCATCAGTTACCAGAGCCTAATGTTCACAGACAAAAAAGGTAAGAAATATGATTGTACCATGTAGTGTGGACTGTAGCAAATCTTAGAAAAGACCAAATATCTTGCTAACTTCATGGCTATTGTGTAATTTCCAGGCCAAGTTGGAGAGTGACAGAATAATAGCTTCAGTAGGAAAGAAACCCCCACAAGACAGTGTCATCAGAGTTGTACCAAGGTGAGACAACCTTTTATTTTAGCCAACATGTTTTTAATACAGAGCTCTTGTatggtaacactagttcacctttatccacagggtaacctatattcgttatgtttaccaagttgaacacagtattaagggatatcaactggacggaaggtggtttcaagttgtaatttgttcaaaatattgtagtttgaaactctcGCCCGTCGACTTACTTAAACTTACTTACTTTGgtcgagctcccgctcgaaccaaACTTGAAAGCTGCTTCCACACCACCCTATCTTCACATCACCCTACCGTCGACttaacatccctaaatacccatctCTGacagcaacggatataggttaccccgtggataaaggtgaactagcgttaaagaTGTTGTACTTGAAATTCATTGCTTAGAATCAAAACAGACAACTTGACTAGGTACTCAAATGGAATCCTATCAAAGCTGATATTAGCTGCTCTTATTTAAGAAGGGCCATCATATTTTGTATCAGCCACTACAAAGTAATTGGTATCAGGTTGGAATGGTGTTATATGTGGCAAAGAGCACTTgaagttgaggtacatgtatagaataGAGGGCTTTTAAAGGGTCTGTTGGGATCCACTTAAGAGACACTATGTAAAGTAGTGTGCTTGAAGAAGATAGCACTTGGAAAAGCCAACCCTATTGGTGATGCAGAAGGACTGTAAAACACAGTAAAAAGTCCCTTTCCCCTTGTTCCCCTCAATAATCCCTACTGAATTAGAATATGAATTTACAGCAGGCTTATATTACCATAGGATAGTAGAGTTtacttttacacaaccagttaatattacctgctgacgtttcgacaGACATCGTCCTCAGAGCTTACAACTGGAGTTCTGCCTCttgctgctatatgtagccgatgtaggtggcacttttgcggcgagaacacaatcccaaaagtggctaagcttgtatccccctcgtTCTGGTTCATCACTGGAGTtgacttccttatccagactgccTATTTAAAGTTTGATCCACCGGATATGcctgttgtcttccctgtcaGTTACCTTGGCCCCTTCCCAGTCAATGATGCAGTTATTCTGATAGgcatcaaaacgtcagcaggtaataTACTActattaactggttgtgtaaaagaaaagtcTACCATCCAATGACCTATCAacctaatgaaattatttttggaggCAAAATTTCACATTGTGCTATGCAAAATTTCATAGTGCATTCTGCGACATTTCGCATTTTGTTACACAAAACTTTCGCAGTGCGTTCTCTGAAATTTCACAGTGTCTTCTCTGAAATTTTGCAGGACATTTCGCAAAACTTGATGAGTATTTTGCAGCCTTCACTGTATAACCATTTTGTTCCACCAGGTCCACCCCAGCATCGCCCGCCCTCCGTACAGATTTCAAGCAGGTTCTCCAGTCCATCACGGAGAGTTTACATCACCTGATTCTGCTTGGATAACAGCAGATATAACCGTTTTATTCCCTTTCCCATCAGAGAATTCACCCCAGCATCGCCCGCTCTCCGTACAGACTTCCAGCAGGTTCTCCAGTCCATCACAGGAGAGTCCCCGCTCCCGGCCCCCATCCGAACCGACTCCACCgaacgcaaaattaaatcccctcgaactttTACAGTAACCTGTTCCCTTACCTCTCAGATCCACCCCAGCATCCCCCGCCCTCCGTACAGACTTCCAGCAGGTTCTCCAGTCCATCACGGGAGAGTCCCCGCTCCCGGCCCCCATCCGAACCGACTCCACGGAGTTTCCCGGCTTCTCCATCACGGGAGAGTTTTAACTTTACAGCATGCGATTCTGCTTGGATGGCAGCAGATGTAACCTTTTCCCTCCCCTTACTTCCAGCAGGTACTTCAGTTCATCACAGGAGAGTTTACAGCAACTGATTCTCCTTGGATGGCAGCAGATTTACTTTTAAAttagtgtaaatgcagaaatgttcacgtaCGGTTTTGGCATTGCCAATtcgccgcaaacttaaaacctctacaaatatttttccatgacagtctATGACTACATGAGATGGTGCTACCGGGAACACTCCATTGTCCTGACActacgaacttaaatgcatttacagtaaccgtTTTTGTACTGTCTCTCGTCAGGTCCACCCCCGCATCCCCAGCTCTCCGTACAGACTTCCAGCAGGTTCTCCAGTCCATCACGGGAGAGTCCCCGCTCCCGGCGCCAATCCGTACCGACTCCACCGAGTTTCCCGGCTTCTCCATCGCGGTGGCGGACTGGGAGCTTCGGGCGCAGAGCTACCGGAACCCGTTCGACATCCCGCGGGGCGGACTGCTGGACCAGGTACAGAGGATGAGGAGGAACCTCATGCAGACGTCACCCTCGCACATCAAGTTTGTCGATGAAGGTGAGAAAGGAAATTTTGCAGAAGTATTTAAAGGTTTGATTTCTACACAACTTAGTATGCTATATGACCAATCTTTCGACATGCAGACGTCACCCTCGCACATCAAGTTTGTCGATGAAGGTGAGAAAATTATATAATTTATTCCCCTAaaactgtttatttttgtaGAACTATAGCAGTGTGGGAAATGTAAAGTTTGTTGGTGAAGGTGAGAAAAAATAGAACAGTGCCTTAGTATAGAACACATAGAGTTTGTGGATGAAGGTGAGAGTGTACATGCTGGACCAGGTACTGAGGATGAGGAGGAACATCATGCAGACCTCGCCCTCGCACATCAAGTTTGTCGATGAAGGTGGGaaaacaacagtttttttttctcaaaataatCCTTTTCTAGAACAAtcatcatttgtttgtttgttttatttggatctccattagggATAATGTTATATTCGTTCCCTTATTCCTTCTTTGTGGAGTTGGTACAATACAGGTGCAATCAAATAAAAATTTAATGTAAGAAACTTTGTCACTTGTGAAAAATATAAAGTTTGTCCATAAAGGTAATTAAAATAGTTAATTCTAAAACTGTTATGTTATGGAACACATCAAGTTTGTCAATGAAGGTGAAAGCTTTGATAATTAAGAAACattaaagtccttcccacaccaTATGATAACGTATTATACAGaccaaaaatgtctgtcatgtctaaGAAAAAGTCATGGTCCCATAGTTTTTTGAGGACGTAGGCATTGTGTATTGTTAATCCAATGTGTCTAGGGTATAACATTGGAGGGCAGAGCCCATCCTTCTCCCTCCACTGCCTTTTGCCACGTCAGGTATCTGTTTACACCAGGTTGGTGTGAGGGacttgtgttaagtgcctttcacaaggaTATAATGTCCAGCCAGGAATGCCATGATTCGAACCAGTAACCTCTCAATCCCATGTCTGCTAGCCTAATCACTCAGCCAGGAATGCCACAAAACCAAGAGCTAACACTTTTTCCTATGTTTTACTCCAGACCAACTCCACAGCATTCCTGTTCAGCAGATGGGGAACTACCAGGAGTACCTGAAGAAACAGCCACAGCCGCTCCGGGAGGTGGAACCTCAGCCGGTCAGACTGCACACCTTCGGCAACCCATTCAAACTGTCCAAGGACATGGTGAGGGATATTGTCTCAGCTACATCAGATCTATGTCTACATAGAGATTACCCCCCAAATAACCCCACAAGGGGCAACATAGGGGAGGGAGTTGAGTTATTTAAGGTGGTGGATCCCCGGGTGCTGGGTATGCCCCTGTGTGGGTTTGAGTAGACTCTGGGGAGTATCATATACCAGCCTGTCAGGCTGCACACCTTCGGCAACCCATTCAAACTGTCCAAGGACATGTTGAGGGAGATAATCTCTGTTTATATCATACAGGGCCGTGATAACATCTGTATAGGTGTTAAAGACCAGGTGATAACTTGTTGTACTGTGATCACAGGCTTCCattgcaaaatcatgacacgTCAAAGATCTGTTTCTATATAGCTCAAGTACTACAGTGTAGTTTTAACTGCGATCTTAGAACACTGCAAAATCTTTTCCCCATATAGCGAAAACAAGTCCCAAAAGTGAACAGTATTAAGATACATGCAGATGTTGATATTCCCAAaattgcattgtacatgtatgctgttcACCTGCAAAATGCTAGGGGTCTCTTTTTACAAGCTCTTTAATTCAATGCAGCTACATATCCTGCAAATTTGGAAGTTTCTGCCGTGTTTTGCAGTGATTCTCTTACACTGAAAACATAATTTTCCCAATGTGCCACTACTGCAAACTCTCATTTCAATTGCTGTGAACACGAATGAATTTACaatacttaatatatatatatgaaagttcatctgtgttggtaaaatacATTATAGTAAAATGCTAACACTTAACATCCAATGCTGCAATTAACAccatagggacttacccctctgaATTTTAGAATGAACtctgtcgaccttgttcacagaatgaatgaccCTTCTATTTCCAGCAGTGAAttgtcaggaacacaccacttttacaggagggggtcataagtatcataAGTCTATGCCACCCCACGTCTCTGTTAAGGGTAGGCCAGTGAGCTCTGATGTACACTGCCCCCTTCACTCCTTTACAATAGGAATTTACAATACATCTGTTTGTTCTAATGATGCTTGTTTCCCCTCCACAGAGCATGATGGTAGACGAGGCAGATGTGGATAACCTGCTGCAGGGTCAGCAGGGGAAGAACAAACGACAGATGGACACACCACCGGGGTCACCAGGTAGGGGTGCTGTCATCTGTCTGGCTCTACCAGgttacgctggctattatatgAAAAATTtgtcaggggagttttgctatcataggaGTTGGTTCATGGTAGCTCGTGATATGAACCTTAGCgtagactgactcccctggccaatttctcgatcttttttgccgaattctatgATCCCCAtacccctgtaggaaggcctggtggaggccaTAAGATTCCTACAGCTGAAAGGAATGTTTGGTCGTGTGACCTAACTGCAGGTTGTTCTGCTCTAATTTCCATATGTTCAAATTCTGTCATGCTAATAATCTTGTGACCTTGGGATAGGAATTTCCTGACTCCATGtaccctggtgtaaaaatggggacctgacttcagttggggaggtaaaaggtttCAGGTGAGCGACATCAGGTAGGATATACAATGTTAACTCCTAACCCCTTGGTCCAAAAAGCAAGGTTGCTAAACTACTCATGCTGCAGTTATGACACAGAGatctgatttttttatttctatgatTTTATATCAGGACCCCCAGGAAAGCGTGCCCGGTCCCTGTCACCCGGCCCCTACAGAAGACCCCAGGCCACCACAAACGAGTCCAGCCAGAAGGACAGCCAGAAGAGACCAGCTTCTGCACCTCCTACTGTGGGAAAACCAGCAGCAAACTCAGGTATGAGACCATATCAGCCAGACTGTTCTTTGGGTGTATGCCTTGCTGTTGCAGCTACATTGTTCATGTAAATTTGGGTGATAGACCATAATATTTGTTGTTATGGGGCATATGGCTTGCTATTGCAGATACATATAAACTAAGGTGTGGAAAACATTTAATTTAGAATTTTCTTTGAAGCATATGCGTTGCTATTGCAGCAAAATGTAAACTTACCTGTAGGTATGAAACCATATCATGCAGACTTTTCTTTTGCAGTTTTGGCATATGCTTAATGatattgcaagtacatgtatgtttcaagGAGAGTGTATTGAATGATTCTTTGTATGTagttttttgtcaaattttgtacatgttatgGGATATTCAACATGTCAGTGCCAAGCAAGCAACAGTCAAACCTATGCAATAGACCACTACATAAGAACCATCTGgcttatgtagaggtgatctTTTTTGGGTGGTCCcttaggtatttttttttaaattgatacAAGTACAGTGTATGAAGAaccctgtccacatagaccagattttataaGTCTAGAATTAACTtcttaggcaggtttgactgtattccaACAAAAAAGCTACAATTGGTTTTCAGTTCATGGCCTCTAACATTTCTATCTTTTGTGACAAAGAAGTAGACGTGAAAAACTCGGACGGTTCTGTGAGCGAGAAAATGGCCGTAGATGCTGCACCAAACACGGACTTGACGAACCACCTCAACGGAGACAAAGGGAACCAGTCAAAGATCCCGGGGAACAATCCTCTCGTTCACGAGGGAAGAAACGCCGGGAAGAAACGGACACCGTCTCCTGCGGATCTACAGAGAGTGGAGAGAGAAAACGCCAAGCTGAAAACTTCCATCTTCAGGGAACTCAGGAGGCCAGGAAGACGTGAgtgcttttgtgtttttctgtcttGAAGGGATGAATTGCTAGACactgtaaatgtgtttgttttcattgttattttttGTCATGGTTAAGAAGAAAAGTGTGTGTGAAGTGGTTTTGGTGTGTGTGAACTTGGCAGTTGAAGTCATTCAGTAGTATTGTGGAAGTTTTAAACACGTTTTAGCAGTTCTATAATTTCATCTGGAGTTGATGATTAACTTCATATTATCCGAATGGAGGCCTGACAAGTCTGTCTCATAGCAGacatacggtgatttacatcattcacccagaaTCCAGGAAGAATATGTGACATATCTGTCTCTAATGAAGATCTGAATCAGACCAAACCAAAAGGTGTACAAAGGATTTGAAATAACTTTTAAGCGATGGGTTTAGGAGGACAATGTAAAGAGACCTTTGTGTAGAATGGTGCTGGAAAAAGAAGTCAGGAGGATAGTCAGGTATCAACTGTTGATTGGTGATGGTTTTGATGTAGTCACTGGATCTTCTTTAACTGTTCCCCCTGTTGTTTTCAGCTGATGATGCAATCTTGGCCCTGCTAGAGCAGGTGGAGGGTCCGTTACCCCTGAGACTGTCGCTGCTAGACGACGTGATACAAGAGGCCGCGCGGTTCAAACGGAGAGTTCTTATCGACATGCTGCAGTCCTTCCGCAAACAAACCACCAAGATGAACAGGCCCAGGAAAGTTCACGGACACAAGCGGACAGACAGTAGCTCCAGTACGTCCAGTACCAGTTCAGCAAGTAGCATCAATAGATAGCACCAGAGATAACTATACGGgctatttcattttcaagaagTTCTTTGACAAGATCAGGATGGTTTTTCAATCTCCCAACCTTTCACATATCCAGCATATTCACtctgtttgaatgtttttttttctatataatGACACattgttaatctccaagtagaggtaGAAAGGCAAAATCAAGCTCTCGGTtctagggttggacaagtccactagcccgattgtcccaggcaagtgaaagtgctgattgggcaagtaagatttctCCATGAGTGAGACTTTGATGCACTTGTTACTTTTGAAAGTCAGggtatcaagcattggtcaacacagaaaactagagccaataacaaaataattccattgctggaagtgaaaatacacagaaaaatgtcttttaaattttgggcaagggaaaagttggttcgggcaagctGATCTTTAAAAggacttgcccgataggacaagtgtgTTTTAGAAAATTTGTCCCACCCTGGTTTCCATTTTGTAAAGAGTCCATTGCTCCAGGACCTGGGAGCTTGGAAAATATCATGGTTTTGCCTTTCTAAGTCATTGTGCGATTCACTCCGTACTAAATGcaacttttaaaaacatttttctgaCATCTTTTCTTCTGTTACATTACTGACCTGATCTTGTCCAT includes the following:
- the LOC118427294 gene encoding integrator complex subunit 6-B-like isoform X3, whose protein sequence is MPIILFVIDTSASMNQRTYMGTTLLDVAKGAVETFLKLRQRDPGSRADRYMLVSFEDPPAAIKAGWKENHVAFMNELKNLQATGMTTMGQALKQAFDLLNLNRLVSGIDNYGQGRNPFFLEPAMVVTITDGSKLTSSSGVQEELTLPMNSQLPGGELTKEPFRWDQRLFSLVLRIPGVACRVQEPPQGVIPMDESPISVLCEVTGGRSYTVASQKTLHQCLDSLSMKVQSGVVLHFEKIGPDPDPNGNGQNHTETEGTMNGIISADLTHLKPEKDLQENNKSILRANAPSPLPTNTAWHSCHKLIYVRPNPKTGIPLGHWPIPEAFWPDSNAPTLLPRNAHPMVKFTCTNSEPMVIDNLPFDKYELEPSPLTQFILERKSPTTCWQCFVPSSGRYSDIGHPFGYLKASMSMTCVNLFIMPYNYPVLLPLLDELFKVHKLKPNAKWRTAFDNYLKSMPSYYMGPLKAALRRMGAPQLIPDHLDMCLSYSVISYLKKLKQQAKLESDRIIASVGKKPPQDSVIRVVPRSTPASPALRTDFQQVLQSITGESPLPAPIRTDSTEFPGFSIAVADWELRAQSYRNPFDIPRGGLLDQVQRMRRNLMQTSPSHIKFVDEDQLHSIPVQQMGNYQEYLKKQPQPLREVEPQPVRLHTFGNPFKLSKDMSMMVDEADVDNLLQGQQGKNKRQMDTPPGSPGPPGKRARSLSPGPYRRPQATTNESSQKDSQKRPASAPPTVGKPAANSEVDVKNSDGSVSEKMAVDAAPNTDLTNHLNGDKGNQSKIPGNNPLVHEGRNAGKKRTPSPADLQRVERENAKLKTSIFRELRRPGRPDDAILALLEQVEGPLPLRLSLLDDVIQEAARFKRRVLIDMLQSFRKQTTKMNRPRKVHGHKRTDSSSSTSSTSSASSINR
- the LOC118427294 gene encoding integrator complex subunit 6-B-like isoform X1, with product MNSQLPGGELTKEPFRWDQRLFSLVLRIPGVACRVQEPPQGVIPMDESPISVLCEVTGGRSYTVASQKTLHQCLDSLSMKVQSGVVLHFEKIGPDPDPNGNGQNHTETEGTMNGIISADLTHLKPEKDLQENNKSILRANAPSPLPTNTAWHSCHKLIYVRPNPKTGIPLGHWPIPEAFWPDSNAPTLLPRNAHPMVKFTCTNSEPMVIDNLPFDKYELEPSPLTQFILERKSPTTCWQCFVPSSGRYSDIGHPFGYLKASMSMTCVNLFIMPYNYPVLLPLLDELFKVHKLKPNAKWRTAFDNYLKSMPSYYMGPLKAALRRMGAPQLIPDHLDMCLSYSVISYLKKLKQQAKLESDRIIASVGKKPPQDSVIRVVPRSTPASPALRTDFQQVLQSITGESPLPAPIRTDSTEFPGFSIAVADWELRAQSYRNPFDIPRGGLLDQVQRMRRNLMQTSPSHIKFVDEDQLHSIPVQQMGNYQEYLKKQPQPLREVEPQPVRLHTFGNPFKLSKDMSMMVDEADVDNLLQGQQGKNKRQMDTPPGSPGPPGKRARSLSPGPYRRPQATTNESSQKDSQKRPASAPPTVGKPAANSEVDVKNSDGSVSEKMAVDAAPNTDLTNHLNGDKGNQSKIPGNNPLVHEGRNAGKKRTPSPADLQRVERENAKLKTSIFRELRRPGRPDDAILALLEQVEGPLPLRLSLLDDVIQEAARFKRRVLIDMLQSFRKQTTKMNRPRKVHGHKRTDSSSSTSSTSSASSINR
- the LOC118427294 gene encoding integrator complex subunit 6-B-like isoform X2, which gives rise to MNSQLPGGELTKEPFRWDQRLFSLVLRIPGVACRVQEPPQGVIPMDESPISVLCEVTGGRSYTVASQKTLHQCLDSLSMKVQSGVVLHFEKIGPDPDPNGNGQNHTETEGTMNGIISADLTHLKPEKDLQENNKSILRANAPSPLPTNTAWHSCHKLIYVRPNPKTGIPLGHWPIPEAFWPDSNAPTLLPRNAHPMVKFTCTNSEPMVIDNLPFDKYELEPSPLTQFILERKSPTTCWQCFVPSSGRYSDIGHPFGYLKASMSMTCVNLFIMPYNYPVLLPLLDELFKVHKLKPNAKWRTAFDNYLKSMPSYYMGPLKAALRRMGAPQLIPDHLDMCLSYSVISYLKKLKQQAKLESDRIIASVGKKPPQDSVIRVVPRSTPASPALRTDFQQVLQSITGESPLPAPIRTDSTEFPGFSIAVADWELRAQSYRNPFDIPRGGLLDQVQRMRRNLMQTSPSHIKFVDEDQLHSIPVQQMGNYQEYLKKQPQPLREVEPQPVRLHTFGNPFKLSKDMSMMVDEADVDNLLQGQQGKNKRQMDTPPGSPGPPGKRARSLSPGPYRRPQATTNESSQKDSQKRPASAPPTVGKPAANSVDVKNSDGSVSEKMAVDAAPNTDLTNHLNGDKGNQSKIPGNNPLVHEGRNAGKKRTPSPADLQRVERENAKLKTSIFRELRRPGRPDDAILALLEQVEGPLPLRLSLLDDVIQEAARFKRRVLIDMLQSFRKQTTKMNRPRKVHGHKRTDSSSSTSSTSSASSINR